In Synechococcus sp. KORDI-100, a single window of DNA contains:
- a CDS encoding ATP synthase: protein MEDFYRLQRRLLLATGLVAIVTVPIVAVAFNASVAGSVFVGACAGLLYVRLLARSVANLSEQSRGLGRFQLVVPTLLVVGAAKWPQLDLLPAFLGFLLYKPALILQHVFDR, encoded by the coding sequence TTGGAGGATTTCTACCGTCTTCAGCGTCGTCTGCTGCTGGCCACCGGCTTGGTGGCAATCGTCACGGTACCCATCGTGGCTGTCGCCTTCAACGCTTCGGTAGCCGGCAGTGTGTTCGTGGGTGCCTGCGCCGGACTTCTGTACGTGCGCCTGCTCGCCCGCAGCGTGGCCAACCTCAGTGAACAGTCTCGCGGACTGGGTCGCTTTCAGCTTGTCGTCCCAACCCTGCTTGTGGTCGGTGCCGCCAAGTGGCCCCAGCTCGATCTACTGCCTGCCTTCCTGGGATTTCTCCTCTACAAGCCCGCTCTGATTCTTCAGCACGTCTTCGATCGCTGA
- a CDS encoding allophycocyanin encodes MSIVSNSIINADAEARYLSPGELDQIKAFVTGGQRRLRVAQVLCESRERIVKQAGGQLFQKRPDVISPGGNAYGEEMTATCLRDMDYYLRLVTYGIVAGDVTPIEEIGVIGAKELYRSLGTPLEAMAEAVREMKTVAMGLLTGADAEEAGTYFDYVVGALA; translated from the coding sequence ATGAGCATCGTCTCCAACTCGATCATCAACGCGGACGCCGAAGCCCGCTACCTCAGCCCTGGCGAACTCGACCAGATCAAGGCTTTCGTGACCGGCGGTCAACGCCGTCTCCGCGTCGCCCAGGTTCTATGCGAAAGCCGTGAGCGCATCGTCAAACAGGCTGGTGGTCAGCTGTTCCAGAAGCGTCCCGACGTCATCTCCCCCGGAGGCAATGCCTACGGAGAGGAAATGACGGCGACATGTCTGCGCGACATGGACTACTACCTCCGACTCGTGACGTACGGCATCGTTGCCGGCGACGTCACTCCAATCGAGGAAATCGGCGTCATCGGAGCGAAAGAGCTCTACCGCTCCCTGGGCACACCCCTGGAAGCGATGGCTGAAGCCGTGCGTGAGATGAAGACGGTCGCGATGGGCCTTCTCACCGGCGCCGATGCCGAAGAAGCTGGTACCTACTTCGATTACGTGGTGGGCGCACTCGCCTGA
- the atpE gene encoding ATP synthase F0 subunit C: MDSITSAASVVAAGLAVGLAAIGPGIGQGTASGGAVEGIARQPEAEGKIRGTLLLSLAFMESLTIYGLVVALVLLFANPFAG; the protein is encoded by the coding sequence ATGGATTCCATCACCTCCGCTGCTTCCGTCGTGGCCGCAGGCCTGGCAGTCGGCCTGGCCGCTATCGGTCCTGGTATCGGACAGGGCACCGCGTCCGGCGGCGCTGTTGAAGGCATCGCCCGTCAGCCCGAAGCCGAAGGCAAGATCCGCGGAACCCTGCTGCTGTCCCTGGCATTCATGGAATCGCTGACCATCTACGGCCTGGTGGTGGCTTTGGTGCTTCTGTTCGCCAACCCCTTCGCCGGCTGA
- the apcB gene encoding allophycocyanin subunit beta encodes MQDAITNVINKSDVQGLYLDTASMSNLESYFSSGELRVRAAATISANASAIIRDAVAKALLYSDITRPGGNMYTTRRYAACIRDLDYYLRYSTYAMLAGDTSILDERVLNGLKETYNSLGVPIGATVQAIQAMKEVTAGLVGPDAGKEMGVYFDYICSGLGN; translated from the coding sequence ATGCAAGACGCCATCACCAACGTCATCAACAAGTCGGACGTTCAGGGCCTGTACCTGGACACGGCCTCGATGAGCAATCTCGAGTCGTATTTCTCCAGTGGCGAACTCCGGGTTCGTGCCGCCGCCACGATCAGTGCCAACGCCTCGGCCATCATCCGGGACGCCGTCGCCAAAGCGCTGCTCTACTCGGACATCACCCGTCCTGGCGGCAACATGTACACCACCCGCCGCTATGCCGCGTGCATTCGCGATCTGGACTACTACCTGCGTTACTCCACTTACGCGATGCTCGCGGGTGACACCTCCATCCTCGATGAACGCGTTCTGAACGGACTGAAGGAGACCTACAACTCTCTGGGTGTGCCCATCGGAGCCACAGTTCAGGCCATCCAAGCCATGAAGGAAGTCACCGCAGGGCTGGTTGGGCCTGATGCAGGCAAAGAGATGGGTGTGTACTTCGACTACATCTGCTCCGGCCTCGGCAACTGA
- a CDS encoding class I SAM-dependent methyltransferase has translation MKSSPDPWLASMVDPLPTDAATPKVSAFYDRFPYPGDPVQEGPPPGYNWRWCHASVLAAVRGELPLTDRSPRILDAGCGTGVSTDYLCHLNPGAEILAVDISEGALAVARERLRRSGAQQLVSRLRQEQRSLLDLAGEGPFDYINSVGVLHHLDEPESGLRALADLMADDGLMHLFLYAESGRWEIHRTQQALTMLDAGDGADGLRLGRLLLDSLPDGNRLARHHRERWAIDCAADANFADMYLHPQETCYSLESLFQFIRSAGLHFAGFSNPEVWDPARLLEGELLERARALEPHQQWLLVEQLDPDISHFEFFLSAQPIPKPCWSDAALQRASAIRQPCLWGEPDPILDRNMQPIQLDGAAAALLRAVENQPGVPLGSLAEPGLVRDLVDRHLLLLRR, from the coding sequence ATGAAAAGCTCGCCTGATCCCTGGCTTGCCTCGATGGTCGATCCCTTGCCAACTGATGCCGCGACCCCCAAGGTGAGCGCTTTCTACGACCGCTTTCCTTACCCGGGAGACCCGGTTCAGGAGGGCCCGCCGCCTGGATACAACTGGCGTTGGTGTCATGCCAGCGTCCTCGCCGCCGTCCGTGGTGAGCTCCCCTTAACCGATCGGTCTCCGCGGATTCTGGACGCAGGCTGTGGCACTGGGGTCAGCACCGACTACCTCTGCCATCTCAATCCGGGAGCTGAAATCCTTGCGGTGGACATCAGCGAAGGGGCGTTGGCCGTGGCGCGCGAGAGACTGCGGCGATCTGGTGCTCAACAGCTGGTGTCAAGGCTTCGCCAGGAGCAGCGCAGCCTGCTCGATCTCGCAGGGGAGGGTCCGTTCGATTACATCAACTCGGTCGGGGTCCTGCATCACCTCGATGAGCCGGAGTCCGGACTCAGGGCCTTGGCTGACCTGATGGCCGATGACGGCTTGATGCATTTGTTTCTGTACGCCGAATCCGGACGCTGGGAAATCCATCGCACACAACAGGCCCTGACGATGTTGGATGCGGGAGACGGTGCCGATGGCCTGCGTCTTGGTCGCCTGCTGCTGGATTCACTCCCGGATGGGAATCGATTGGCGCGTCATCACCGAGAACGCTGGGCCATCGACTGCGCAGCGGACGCCAATTTCGCAGATATGTACCTGCACCCCCAGGAAACCTGTTACAGCCTGGAGAGTTTGTTCCAGTTCATTCGGTCAGCCGGGCTCCACTTCGCTGGATTTTCAAATCCAGAGGTCTGGGATCCTGCCCGGCTACTCGAAGGGGAGCTGCTTGAGCGCGCCAGAGCGCTGGAACCCCATCAGCAGTGGTTGCTGGTGGAACAACTTGATCCGGACATCAGTCACTTCGAGTTTTTCCTGTCTGCTCAGCCGATCCCCAAACCCTGTTGGTCGGATGCCGCGCTGCAGAGGGCTTCAGCGATTCGACAGCCATGTCTTTGGGGCGAGCCCGATCCCATTCTCGATCGCAACATGCAACCGATCCAGCTCGATGGGGCGGCGGCGGCCTTGCTGCGCGCCGTTGAAAACCAGCCAGGAGTCCCACTCGGCTCGCTGGCTGAACCTGGTCTGGTCCGCGATCTTGTCGATCGGCACCTGCTTCTGCTGCGGAGATAA
- a CDS encoding phycobilisome linker polypeptide, producing the protein MRLFKVTACIPSPEKVRTQRELQNTFFTKWVPYDSWFAEQQRIQKQGGRIIKVELCTGGRQVNVGN; encoded by the coding sequence ATGCGGTTGTTCAAAGTCACCGCCTGTATTCCCAGTCCTGAAAAGGTTCGGACGCAGCGCGAACTCCAAAACACCTTCTTCACCAAGTGGGTGCCATACGACAGCTGGTTCGCGGAGCAGCAGCGAATTCAGAAGCAGGGAGGCCGCATCATCAAGGTCGAACTCTGCACCGGCGGTCGACAGGTGAACGTCGGTAACTGA
- a CDS encoding FtsW/RodA/SpoVE family cell cycle protein has product MQRLLPLPWALWPAEARLLIGLTALWSLAGLIVLGSASWWVALREIGDGAFYVKRQAIWLIASWSLLGLTLSTSLRRWLKWSGPALWIGCLMIAATLVMGTTVNGASRWLVVGPLQVQPSELVKPFVVLQAANLFAPWNRVGLDQKLLWLGSFGGLLLLILKQPNLSTAALMGLTLWMVALAAGLRLRSLLGTALVGAGMGVTSILLNEYQRLRVVSFLDPWQDPMGDGYQLVQSLLAIGSGGLAGQGYGLSTQKLQYLPIQNTDFIYAVFAEEFGFVGSIMLLLFLMLMAWAGLRVALRCRSNQARLVAIGCCTILVGQSILNIAVASGAMPTTGLPLPLISYGGNSLMSSLVILGLLIRCSLESTGLIGGRTAARERMPRQPR; this is encoded by the coding sequence ATGCAGCGATTACTGCCTCTTCCCTGGGCGTTATGGCCGGCGGAAGCACGGTTGCTCATCGGCCTGACCGCCCTGTGGAGCCTGGCGGGTCTGATCGTGCTGGGGTCGGCGAGCTGGTGGGTTGCCCTGCGTGAAATCGGAGATGGTGCATTCTACGTCAAACGGCAGGCGATCTGGTTGATCGCCAGCTGGAGCCTGCTCGGGCTCACGCTTAGCACCAGCCTGCGCCGCTGGCTCAAATGGTCTGGACCAGCCCTCTGGATCGGCTGTTTGATGATTGCCGCCACCTTGGTGATGGGCACCACGGTCAACGGGGCCAGCCGTTGGCTCGTGGTGGGCCCGCTCCAGGTCCAGCCCTCGGAGCTGGTAAAACCCTTCGTGGTGCTTCAGGCCGCCAATCTGTTCGCCCCCTGGAACCGGGTTGGGCTTGATCAAAAGCTGCTCTGGCTTGGCAGCTTCGGAGGGCTGCTGCTGCTGATTCTCAAGCAGCCCAATCTCTCCACGGCTGCTCTCATGGGCCTGACGCTCTGGATGGTGGCCCTGGCAGCGGGGCTGCGGCTGAGAAGTCTCCTTGGCACGGCATTGGTGGGAGCCGGCATGGGAGTCACCAGCATCCTGCTGAATGAGTACCAACGACTGCGCGTGGTCTCGTTCCTTGACCCCTGGCAGGATCCCATGGGTGACGGCTATCAGCTTGTTCAAAGCCTGCTGGCCATCGGCTCAGGAGGCCTGGCCGGCCAGGGATATGGGCTCTCCACACAGAAGCTGCAATACCTGCCGATTCAGAACACTGATTTCATCTACGCCGTGTTTGCAGAGGAGTTCGGCTTCGTCGGCTCAATAATGCTGCTGCTGTTCCTGATGCTGATGGCCTGGGCCGGTCTCAGAGTTGCCTTGCGCTGCCGAAGCAACCAGGCGCGCCTTGTGGCGATCGGCTGCTGCACGATTCTGGTTGGTCAGTCGATCCTCAACATCGCCGTCGCCTCCGGTGCCATGCCGACCACGGGGCTGCCCTTGCCCCTGATCAGCTACGGAGGCAATTCCCTGATGTCCAGTCTCGTGATTCTGGGGCTGTTGATCCGTTGTTCCCTTGAATCCACAGGGCTGATCGGTGGACGCACAGCTGCGAGGGAGAGGATGCCCCGCCAGCCTCGATAG
- a CDS encoding cytochrome c biogenesis CcdA family protein, translating into MLNQALSNPGPLTLALVFSGGALTSLGPCSLSLLPVTLAYLAGFEDGQSPWQRSLAFCSGIVGALVLLGSLSGLLGRIYGQVPTLVPTLVAILAVVMGLNLLGLLRIPLPSGPDPELWRKRVPASLAPVAAGLAFGLAASPCTTPVLAVLLGWIAQSGRPLVGMVLLTSFGIGQVLPLLLAGTFAASVPRLLSLRSIGRWVPPISGVVLLASGMLTLLARWS; encoded by the coding sequence CTGCTGAACCAGGCCCTTTCCAACCCGGGACCCTTGACCCTGGCGTTGGTGTTCTCTGGGGGTGCCCTCACGAGCCTTGGGCCATGCTCTCTGTCGCTTCTTCCCGTCACCCTCGCTTATCTCGCAGGGTTTGAGGATGGACAAAGCCCCTGGCAGCGCAGCCTTGCCTTCTGCAGTGGCATCGTCGGGGCGCTGGTGCTGCTGGGAAGCCTGAGTGGTTTGCTGGGCCGCATCTACGGACAGGTCCCAACTCTGGTGCCAACGCTGGTGGCCATCCTGGCCGTGGTGATGGGCCTCAACCTGCTGGGTCTACTCCGCATTCCTCTGCCGTCCGGCCCTGATCCAGAGCTTTGGCGCAAACGGGTGCCTGCCTCCCTGGCCCCTGTGGCGGCAGGCCTGGCCTTCGGTCTGGCCGCCTCTCCATGCACCACACCGGTGTTGGCCGTTCTTCTTGGTTGGATCGCCCAGAGTGGGAGGCCCCTTGTGGGCATGGTGCTGCTCACCAGTTTCGGCATTGGCCAGGTTCTGCCTCTGCTGCTGGCAGGCACGTTCGCGGCCTCGGTTCCACGGCTGCTGTCCCTGCGTTCGATCGGGCGTTGGGTCCCACCGATCAGCGGCGTTGTCCTGCTGGCCAGCGGCATGCTGACGCTGCTGGCGCGCTGGAGCTAG
- a CDS encoding TlyA family RNA methyltransferase, which yields MASKRRLDLQLLTLGLASSRQQAQQLIRAGKVRDASGQLLDKPGLEVANDRALVVEKPPRFVSRGGEKLLAGLESFAIAVKGKVCLDGGISTGGFTDCLLQHGATKVYGVDVGYGQTAWSLRTDERVVLRERTNLRYLQPQDLYGAEDPRPSLAVTDVSFISLSLILPALHRLTIGTAADVLVLVKPQFEVGRERVGKGGVVREPSAHLDAIRQVIDAAAELGWIAQGIVASPITGPAGNHEYVLWLSGQSPATALPDLDGLVASTLG from the coding sequence ATGGCTTCAAAACGGCGACTTGATCTGCAGCTGCTGACCTTGGGCCTGGCCTCGTCCCGCCAACAGGCCCAGCAACTGATCCGCGCTGGCAAGGTGCGCGATGCCTCTGGTCAGCTGCTCGACAAACCGGGATTGGAAGTCGCGAATGATCGTGCTCTGGTGGTGGAGAAACCGCCGCGATTCGTCTCCCGGGGAGGAGAAAAACTGCTTGCGGGCCTGGAATCCTTTGCGATTGCAGTGAAAGGGAAGGTCTGCCTTGACGGCGGAATCTCAACCGGCGGCTTCACCGACTGCCTGCTTCAGCACGGGGCCACCAAGGTGTATGGCGTAGATGTGGGTTACGGCCAAACGGCATGGAGCCTTCGCACCGATGAGCGGGTTGTTCTGCGCGAGCGCACCAACCTCCGGTATCTTCAGCCGCAGGATCTTTACGGTGCGGAGGACCCCAGGCCCAGCCTGGCGGTCACGGATGTGTCGTTTATCTCGCTCAGCCTGATTCTTCCTGCCTTGCATCGCTTGACCATCGGAACGGCTGCGGATGTGCTGGTCCTGGTGAAACCACAGTTTGAGGTCGGTCGTGAACGGGTCGGCAAGGGAGGAGTGGTTCGTGAACCATCAGCCCATCTCGATGCGATACGACAGGTGATCGATGCGGCAGCCGAGCTCGGGTGGATCGCGCAGGGGATCGTGGCTTCCCCCATCACGGGTCCCGCCGGCAACCATGAGTATGTGCTCTGGTTATCAGGTCAGTCACCCGCCACGGCTTTACCAGACCTTGATGGTCTGGTGGCGTCAACTCTGGGCTGA
- the atpB gene encoding F0F1 ATP synthase subunit A, translated as MALLPFPLPFAELEVGHHLYWQIGDLYLHGQVFLSSWILIGVLLALVLVGTRGMQRDPIGLQNLLEFLWGFIRDLARDQIGEKHYRDWLPFIGTLFLFIFVSNWGGALIPWKLIELPEGELGAPTADINTTVAMALLVSLVYFYAGLSRKGLRFFELYVEPTPIMLPFKIIEEFTKPLSLSFRLFGNILADELAVGVLVYLVPLIVPLPVMLLGLFTSAIQALIFATLAAFYIGEGLHEVH; from the coding sequence ATGGCTTTGCTGCCCTTCCCACTGCCGTTCGCCGAACTGGAGGTCGGTCACCATCTGTATTGGCAGATCGGTGACCTGTACCTCCACGGCCAGGTGTTTTTGAGCTCCTGGATCCTGATCGGTGTCTTGCTCGCTCTGGTGCTTGTCGGCACCAGGGGCATGCAGCGCGATCCGATCGGTCTGCAGAATCTTCTGGAATTTCTCTGGGGATTCATTCGCGATCTGGCCCGTGACCAGATCGGAGAGAAGCATTATCGGGATTGGCTCCCATTCATCGGGACTCTGTTCCTGTTCATCTTCGTGAGCAACTGGGGCGGTGCACTGATCCCCTGGAAGCTCATCGAGCTGCCTGAAGGTGAACTCGGTGCACCAACTGCAGATATCAACACCACGGTGGCGATGGCTCTGCTGGTGTCACTGGTGTATTTCTACGCCGGTTTGAGCCGCAAGGGACTGCGTTTCTTCGAGCTGTATGTGGAGCCGACGCCGATCATGCTCCCGTTCAAGATCATTGAGGAATTCACCAAGCCCCTGTCGCTTTCCTTCCGTTTGTTCGGAAACATCCTGGCGGACGAACTGGCTGTGGGGGTTCTGGTTTATCTGGTGCCCTTGATTGTTCCCTTGCCCGTGATGCTTCTGGGGCTTTTCACCAGTGCGATCCAGGCATTGATTTTTGCCACCCTCGCTGCTTTTTACATCGGAGAAGGCCTCCACGAGGTCCACTGA
- a CDS encoding phycobilisome rod-core linker polypeptide, with protein sequence MTVTASSGSPRVSPQLFDTLPLSSVRQAEQQDRFPDGGELDTLITFFRSGQDRLEAARIIAANAESIVARAANRIFVGGTPLSFLEAPLSTGETKLPGSQDGTPLAADQAAFEQSVRTFTGSSGDTKRGNFLTRLLEGAGGDADVRVVLPTGFNAISVAKYGPAFMRKSVRDMGWFLRYVGYAVVAGDPSILSVNTRGLRDILLANCSLAATNVALQEMRAASAQLLRDRPESRQLAIDCFNVLLQELAIATPSTRQRQGSDVQQGLQLPAIYALASEGSQRFEMRPGLSGAEKAEVIRAAYRQVFERDIAKGYSQFPCRSEASQVSQGQISTREFIRALGRSKEYRQQFHDRFVNSRVVELAYRHFLGRGISSLEEFRKSFSILSDQGLNGLVDVLVNSKEYARCFGEETVPYIRDLGEEAQESAGWGSNRKLYNFSAPFEGAPQYVTLYASYRQPFADQHVYGGGNDPVANQYGAIFPSGTASVSTRPAPYGYDSRRLLVSNGLNSPGQIASAQSRSSRPRKVGPRVVRLQQISTGGAARPSRGGQPSVRNTESSTQSVINAVYVQVLGNSGYAGERLSSEEARLENGDICLKDFVRSVARSDAFRRRYWSGLYIVKAIEVMHRRLLGRPTFGRWEIDALFDTAARKGFYGVVDALIDSKDYQDCFGDDTVPFERFITPGDLNVRRAPTLKREVAQFGYDNSGLVLSSRPEPIAPMSYRGTGEVTPRNFPGRGGGSRADWTGMARNLGGDDLQKSLRQIRLGEPIQRRRSSRQAPVTPMSRALETKGAEGYKLRSSLPQRLVLKRPCDESELRTIIDATYKQLLNRIPLENERLFEAESRLRNQDSDLAGFIADVAMADAFQSRLYAMAPLRAASAASLALLGRVASPAEVSRFLRVRAESGQPVAVREVLDRIVETDQVPRMDGMNTRGDVTQATQQRTAALYRGNAGLNPTMDSAI encoded by the coding sequence ATGACAGTGACCGCCAGCAGTGGCAGCCCACGGGTGTCTCCCCAACTCTTCGACACCCTGCCGCTGTCGAGCGTTCGTCAGGCGGAACAGCAGGACCGGTTCCCGGATGGCGGAGAACTCGACACCCTGATCACGTTCTTCAGGAGTGGTCAGGACCGGCTGGAGGCCGCTCGCATCATCGCGGCCAACGCTGAATCGATCGTGGCCAGGGCTGCCAATCGCATTTTTGTGGGTGGCACCCCACTCTCATTTCTCGAAGCCCCCCTCAGTACCGGTGAAACGAAACTCCCAGGCAGTCAGGACGGCACTCCACTGGCAGCGGATCAGGCGGCCTTCGAGCAATCCGTTCGAACCTTCACCGGCAGCAGTGGGGACACCAAACGGGGTAATTTTCTGACGCGCCTGCTGGAGGGGGCAGGTGGCGACGCCGATGTCAGAGTGGTTCTGCCAACTGGGTTCAATGCCATCAGTGTGGCGAAATACGGGCCGGCGTTCATGCGCAAGTCCGTTCGGGACATGGGCTGGTTCCTGCGCTACGTGGGTTACGCGGTTGTGGCCGGAGACCCCAGCATCCTCTCGGTGAACACACGCGGACTGCGAGACATTCTTCTGGCCAACTGCTCCCTCGCCGCCACGAATGTGGCGTTGCAGGAAATGCGAGCCGCTTCAGCCCAGTTGCTGCGCGACAGGCCTGAATCGAGGCAGCTCGCCATCGACTGTTTCAACGTGCTGCTGCAGGAGTTGGCCATCGCCACCCCCAGCACCAGACAACGGCAGGGCAGCGATGTACAGCAGGGACTGCAGCTGCCCGCCATCTACGCCCTGGCCTCGGAAGGGTCCCAGCGTTTTGAGATGAGGCCTGGTCTCTCCGGCGCTGAAAAGGCCGAGGTGATCCGCGCGGCTTACCGCCAGGTGTTCGAACGCGACATCGCCAAGGGGTATTCCCAGTTCCCCTGCCGCTCAGAAGCCAGTCAGGTGAGCCAGGGACAGATTTCAACACGTGAGTTCATCCGTGCCTTAGGTCGCAGCAAGGAATATCGCCAGCAGTTCCACGACCGTTTCGTGAACAGCCGCGTTGTTGAGTTGGCCTACCGCCACTTCCTCGGACGAGGCATCAGCTCCCTTGAGGAATTCCGCAAGTCGTTCTCCATCCTCAGCGACCAGGGATTGAACGGACTGGTTGATGTGCTGGTGAATTCCAAGGAATACGCCCGCTGCTTCGGTGAGGAGACAGTTCCCTACATCCGTGATCTCGGGGAGGAAGCCCAGGAGAGCGCGGGTTGGGGATCCAACCGCAAGCTGTACAACTTCAGCGCTCCCTTCGAGGGAGCTCCGCAGTACGTCACGTTGTACGCGTCCTACCGGCAGCCGTTTGCTGACCAGCATGTCTACGGCGGTGGCAACGATCCTGTTGCCAACCAGTACGGCGCCATCTTCCCCAGTGGCACTGCGTCCGTGTCCACGCGACCGGCACCCTATGGCTATGACAGCCGGCGCCTGTTGGTGAGTAACGGCCTGAACAGTCCCGGCCAGATCGCCAGCGCCCAGTCCCGATCGAGCCGTCCTCGCAAAGTCGGACCGCGCGTCGTTCGCCTGCAGCAGATCTCCACGGGTGGGGCAGCTCGTCCAAGCCGCGGTGGCCAACCCAGTGTTCGGAACACCGAATCCAGCACCCAGTCGGTGATCAATGCCGTCTACGTCCAGGTCCTCGGAAACTCCGGCTATGCCGGTGAGCGGCTCAGTTCTGAAGAAGCACGACTTGAGAACGGTGATATCTGTCTCAAGGATTTTGTGCGCAGCGTGGCGCGCTCCGATGCCTTCCGCCGTCGCTACTGGAGTGGTCTCTACATCGTGAAGGCCATCGAAGTGATGCATCGGCGGCTGCTCGGACGACCGACCTTCGGCCGTTGGGAAATCGATGCCCTGTTCGACACGGCAGCTCGAAAAGGCTTCTACGGAGTCGTTGACGCCTTGATCGACAGCAAGGACTACCAGGACTGCTTTGGAGACGACACCGTTCCCTTTGAGCGCTTCATCACTCCTGGCGACCTCAACGTGCGCCGCGCTCCGACCCTCAAACGGGAGGTCGCCCAATTCGGGTACGACAACTCCGGGCTGGTTCTCAGCAGCCGTCCCGAACCGATCGCTCCGATGTCCTATCGCGGTACTGGCGAGGTCACGCCCCGCAATTTCCCTGGTCGCGGGGGCGGCTCGAGAGCCGACTGGACGGGTATGGCCAGAAACTTGGGCGGGGATGACCTGCAGAAGAGCCTTCGCCAGATTCGCCTCGGTGAGCCGATCCAACGGAGACGAAGCTCCAGACAGGCACCAGTCACGCCGATGTCGAGAGCCCTCGAAACCAAAGGGGCCGAGGGCTACAAGCTGCGTTCATCCCTTCCACAGCGCCTGGTCCTGAAGCGTCCCTGCGACGAAAGCGAACTGCGAACCATCATTGATGCCACGTACAAGCAGTTGCTGAATCGCATTCCACTGGAAAACGAACGACTTTTTGAAGCTGAATCCCGCCTCCGCAATCAGGATTCCGACCTTGCCGGTTTCATCGCCGATGTGGCCATGGCTGACGCTTTCCAGTCGCGCCTGTATGCGATGGCACCATTGCGTGCAGCCTCTGCGGCCAGCCTGGCGCTGCTCGGACGGGTGGCTTCACCAGCCGAAGTCAGCCGCTTCCTGCGCGTGCGGGCCGAATCCGGACAACCCGTCGCCGTGCGTGAAGTCCTTGATCGCATCGTTGAAACAGATCAGGTTCCGCGCATGGACGGCATGAATACAAGGGGGGACGTCACCCAGGCGACCCAACAGCGCACAGCTGCTCTTTATCGAGGCAATGCGGGCCTGAATCCGACCATGGATTCAGCGATCTGA
- a CDS encoding F0F1 ATP synthase subunit B', which produces MTWLLLAEAGVPEGGLFDLDATLPLMAVQVVLLTYLLNVLFFRPVGKVVEDREGYISTSRADAKEKLAQIQRLEADLAEQLKEARQAAQAAVVEAEQEVDGLYRAAVTQAELEANSTKEAARREMDNERDQARSQLQSRVDQLSDQIINRLLTA; this is translated from the coding sequence ATGACCTGGCTTCTGCTTGCTGAAGCAGGTGTCCCTGAGGGAGGTCTTTTTGACCTCGACGCCACCCTTCCGCTGATGGCGGTTCAGGTGGTTCTCCTCACCTACCTGCTCAATGTTCTCTTCTTCCGTCCGGTCGGCAAGGTCGTGGAGGATCGAGAGGGCTATATCTCCACCAGCCGAGCTGATGCCAAGGAGAAGCTCGCTCAGATTCAACGTCTGGAAGCTGATCTCGCTGAGCAGTTGAAAGAAGCCCGTCAGGCAGCCCAGGCTGCAGTGGTGGAAGCCGAGCAGGAAGTGGACGGTCTGTACCGCGCCGCCGTTACCCAGGCCGAGCTCGAAGCGAACAGCACCAAGGAAGCGGCCCGTCGTGAAATGGACAACGAGCGCGATCAAGCTCGTTCCCAGCTCCAGAGCCGGGTCGACCAGCTCAGCGATCAGATCATCAACCGACTGCTCACCGCCTGA